The Paenibacillus sp. FSL R7-0345 DNA segment AGCTGCGCGGAGGTACAGGACAGCTTCAGTCACGGCTGCGTGCAGCTGAAGCAGGGCTTAAGACTGAGCGCGATTCCCGGCAGAGTCTTCAGGCTGAGTATGAGGCAGCGAAGATCCGGGAAGAACAGCTTGCTGAGCAGCAGCGGGTATCCTCTGAGCAGATTGTGCTGCTGAACGGTCAGCTGGAAGAGTTACGCCAGCGTTACGATGAGACACAGAACGATGCCGCCGGACTCAGGGACGCCCTGCAGGAAGCGGAGGAACGTCTCAGCCGCACCGGGGAAGAACTGAAGTCGGCAGCGGAGCTTACTGAGCTGGTCAATGCAGAGCTCGAAGAGCTGCGTCAGCGTCATGAACAAGCTGAACAAGATTCGGCAGGGCTGCGTGAGCGCTATGAGCAGGCAGGCAAGGAAGCCGCTGAGCTGCGGAGTCTGCTGCAGGATAAGGAAGCGGAACTTAGTGAGGAACGCAGAGAGCTACAGTCGTCCGCAGAGCTTAACACGCTGCTGAATGACGAGCTGGAAGAGCAGCGCCAGCGCCATGAGCAGGCTGAACAAGAGCTGGCAGGGCTGCGTGAGCGCTATGAGCAGGCAGGTCAGGAAGCCGCTGAGCTGCGAAGTCTGCTGCAGGATAAGGAAGCGGAACTTAGTGAGGAACGCAGAGAGCTACAGTCGTCCGCAGAGCTTAACACGCTGCTGAATGACGAGCTTGAAGAGCTGCGTCAGCGTCATGAACAAGCTGAACAAGATTCGGCAGGGCTGCGTGAGCGCTATGAGCAGGCAGGCAAGGAAGCCGCTGAGCTGCGGAGTCTGCTGCAGGATAAGGAAGCGGAACTTAGTGAGGAACGCAGAGAGCTACAGTCGTCCGCAGAGCTTAACACGCTGCTGAATGACGAGCTGGAAGAGCAGCGCCAGCGCCATGAGCAGGCTGAACAAGAGCTGGCAGGGCTGCGTGAGCGCTATGAGCAGGCAGGTCAGGAAGCCGCTGAGCTGCGAAGTCTGCTGCAGGATAAGGAAGCGGAACTTAGTGAGGAACGCAGAGAGCTACAGTCGTCCGCAGAGCTTAACACGCTGCTGAATGACGAGCTTGAAGAGCTGCGTCAGCGTCATGAACAAGCTGAACAAGATTCGGCAGGGCTGCGTGAGCACTATGAGCAGGCAGGCAAGGAAGCCGCTGAGCTGCGGAGTCTGCTGCAGGAGAAGGAAGCAGAACTTAGTGAGGAACGCAGAAAGCTACAGTCGTCCGCAGAGCTTAACACGCTGCTGAATGACGAGCTTGAAGAGCAGCGCCAGCGCCATGAGCAGGCTGAACAAGAGCTGGCAGGGCTGCGTGAGCGCTATGAGCAGGCAGGTCAGGAAGCCGCTGAGCTGCGGAACGTGGTACAGCAAAAAGAAGCAGCGCTCAGTGCGCTGCAGAATGAGCTGCAGTCATCCACAGAGCTTAACACGCTGCTGAATGACGAGCTGGAAGAGCTGCACAAGCGTCACGAGCAGGCCGAACAAGAGCTGGCAGGGCTGCGTGAGCGCTATGAACAGGCAGGTAAAGAAGCCACCGAGCTGAGGAGTCTGCTGCAGGAGAAAGAAGCGGAACTCAGCGGTGAACGCAGAGAGCTGCAGTCTTCAACAGAGCTGAACACGCTGCTGAACGACGAGCTGGAAGAGCTGCACAAGCGTCACGAGCAGGCCGAACAAGAGCTGGCCGGACTGCGTGAACGCTATGAACAAGCGGCGAACGAATCGGCCGGACTGCGCAGCGGACTTGAGGAAGCAAGAGCAAGTCTCGGCAGCATAGAGGATGAGCTTACCCGGACGCAAGCCGAAGCCCGAAACTGGCAGGAGCTTGCCGGCAAGCATGCGGCAGATATCGGTGAGCTTGAAATGAGCCTGCTGGAAGCAGAAGATAAAGCAGATTCGCTGCAGCGCGAGATTGAAGCTCTGCGCAATCAAGCTGGAGAAATGCATCAGAAGCTGGAACGCGAATCTGGTCTGCGGGCTGAAGCCGAGCTTGAATCCGCTGCACAGCGTGAAGAGTCGGCGGAGGTGCGCAAGCAGCTGGAAGCACTGCGCAGCCGCTACGAGGATATGATCGCACAGTATGATGAGCTGCTGCAGGATAAGGAACAGCTGGAGGAAAGATACGGCCTGCTGGAGGCAGAAGCCGAGGAATCTGCACGGCGTCTGGAAGAGCTGTCCGAGGCAGCGCGTGAAGCTGCGGCGGCGGTAGCCGAGCAGCAGGAAATTATCCGTGAAGCCCGCGAGACTGAGGCTTCCTGGAAGCAGCGGTATGACGAGCTGCAGCAGCGGGAAGTGCAGTGGAGCGGTGCGGAAGCCGCGCTCCGAGAGGAGATTGAAATCTGGCAGCAGGAAGCCGGAGAAGCAGAGGCGCAGGCCAAAGCGTTAAGTGAAGCCCAGCGCGAAGTGCAGCAGCAGCTGAGCGAAATCGGTGAGAATTTCGAACTGGCCCAGGGCCAGCTGCGGCTGATGCAGGCCCAGTCCGAGGTTCGCGAAGGTGAACTTGAGAAAATAGCCAAGGAACACCGCGAGCTCCAGGCGGAATATGCCAAGCTGCAGAATGAATATAATGAATGGATTCAACTGATCGAACAGGATAGTTGAATAACGGATGCAAGGCAAAGCGGATGCTGTCCCTTACGGGCGGCATCCGCTTTTGTAGTGCGCCCGGCATGGGCGATAACTAGGCGGTGAAAGTCCGCTACAGGCTTGGCAGTAGGAACTGTTAGCCAAAGGCAAGGGTGTCCGCCGCGAGGCGGAATCTGAAGGAAGCCGGAGGCAAACCCTCGGTCTGACGAACAGAAATCACATAGAAGGCATACTGGGACGGACGAGCTTGCTACATAAAGCGAAGTCCAATACTGCCCGAATCCCAGCATGTAAATGTGGCAGATAGATGAGGGGAAGGTTATCGCTCTTACCCGGGGAGGTCTCACAGACGTCCGGTAGGAAAAAAAAAATCCGAACGACGGAGTAAAGCTTGCTGTGAGAAGTCAGCAGAAGCCATAGTACCGGGAAACTTTTTTTTTTTTTCTCGCGGGAAGGGCCGAACAATCGTAAGTCTCGAGTACAGACCGGAAGGAGAGCTGGCGCGATGAAAGCAGAATACCGAAAGGGCTGCCCGCAAAGGGATAGCGTGGAACGCGAAGAGTATGCGGGAGTGCGGAGTGCCGGCATTCGGGAACGTAGAGAAAGAGGCGGTGCAATGGACCTGCTCGAGCAGATTCTGGACAGAGATAATCTGAACAGAGCCTACAAGCAGGTCAGACGCAACCATGGCGCGCCAGGAATCGACGGAATGACCGTCGAAGAGGCGCTGCCCTGGCTGCAGGAACACAAGGACGAGCTTTTGCAAAGCATCCGGGAGGGCCGGTACAAGCCTAGCCCGGTACGGCGCAAAGAAATCCCCAAACCAGATGGAAGTGGAGTGCGGAAGCTTGGCATCCCTACGGTGATAGACCGCGTGATTCAACAGGCGATTGCCCAGCAGCTACAGCCCTTGTTTGAGCCGCTCTTCGCAGACGGAAGTTACGGCTACCGCCCCGGGCGGAGTGCGCAGCAAGCCATCCGCAAGGTGAAAGATTACGCACAGCAAGGCTATAGCCACGCAGTCGAAATCGACCTCTCTAAATATTTTGACACCCTGAACCATGAACTGCTAATGAATCTGCTACGTAAGCAAATCCCGGATCACCGTGTAACCGAGCTGATTAAGAAGTATCTGAAAAGTGGAGTTATGGAGAACGGGGTGCATAGCAAAACAGAGGAAGGTTCTCCGCAAGGAGGCCCCTTATCTCCACTGCTTGCGAATATTTACCTGAATGAATTCGACCAGGAAATGAACAGCCGTGGAGTGAACGTGATTCGGTATGCAGATGACATCGTGGTACTAGCGAAAAGCAAACGGGCAGCGACGCGGCTTCTGGAATCCTGCCGGAAGTACCTGGAGAACAAACTAAAACTCCAGATGAACACGGAGAAGAGTAAGGTCGTGAGCGTAGTGGCGCGGAAGCATTTCAAGTTTCTTGGCTTTGCCTTGGGGAAGAACAGGGATGGGGCATATATCCGGGCCCATAGTCAATCTCTCGCCAAAGCAAAGAAAAAATTGAAAGAACTGACGAGTCGCAGTCAGGGCAGGAAGGTCAGGGAAGTGATGGAGAAGGTGAAAGTCTACATTCGCGGCTGGATTGGCTACTTTTATGTAGCCGATATAAAGCGAATTTTGCAAAGCTGGAGTCAATGGCTGCGTAGAAGACTGCGGATGTATATCTGGAAGCAGTGGAAAAAGCCCAAAACAAAGGTACAAAACCTACGGAAACTGGGAATACCGGAGTGGCAGGCCTACCAATGGGGGAACTCCCGCCTGGGTTACTGGCGAGTAGCCGGAAGCCCGGTACTGTCCCGTACGATAACAAATGAAAAGCTCGCACAGGCCGGGTATTATGACTTCCCGGCACAGTACGAGCATTTACGAAAATTGCACTTAAGCGGTTGAACCGCCGTATACCGAACGGTACGTACGGTGGTGTGAGAGGTCGGCTGCTCAGTTAATGAGCAGCCTCCTACTCGATTACTTATGGTCCAACTTTATGCGGCAGCTCCCAATCATACATGTGAGCAGGCCAGTTCGGATTGATTCCAGGGGAATGTTGGAACTAGAGGGTATGCTAAGTGGAAATTCGTCATCTATTTGTAGTGGAACTAACTAGAAAATGAGATATAGGTGGAAAAACGACACTTAGTTTTACGGTTTTCACGCTTAGACGGATGACCGGCCAACATTAGATGTCGATTTTCCAAATAATCTTTATAAAGGATGAGATAAGACGGAAATAAGTGCCGAAAATCCAATTGTATTTATTTTCAAGAAAAGCATAATTCAGAGCCATAAGCTGTCTGCAGATTTCCACCGCATAGACTTCATCCGTTAACTCTATTACTCTACTATCACCTTAGCACTCATGCCGCTGTGGCCGGAGCCGCACATGATCGCACAGGTCATCTCATACGTACCCGCTTCTTCGGGGATAATGACCTGTGAGGAGGTTTTTGCGTCCAGGCGCAATTCCAGCTCAGGTACGAGTATACCATGGTTGCCGCTTTCATTTTTGAAAATGATTTTAACCGGCACTCCCTTCTTCAGATGATATTCTTCCTGGTCAAAGCTGTAGTTTGTTGCCGTAATCGTAATCTCTTCTTCCGCAGCAATAGCGTTGTCGGCTGATCCGCCGGAGGCGGAGGAGTTCTCCTTCCCGCTGGTGCAGGCGGATAGCAGGAGAAGGCAGAGAATGGACAGCAATAAGGCCTGTTTTTTGAACATGGACATCCTCCTCAGAGTATAATTCTTCCATAGCATAGCTTACTTTTTGCTGGAAGTCTTTCATAAACTTTGAAAAAATGTTGGGTGGCAGAGAAACGTCGTTGTTTGTCGAATTTTGCAAATAATTGGTGCAAAGATAATTTAAATTCATTATAATAAAAGCTATTATATATCGGTTAGAAGTAGGGGATCTACATTAATATCGCTATTGATAATGAGACTGCGGATTTGTGGCACCGCAGAATATTAAACGGGTACTGGGCCCTGGTGCTGGTGATGCTGGCAGCCCAGCTGGTGTTTGTGTTATCCAACCATATGCCTGAGGTAAAGTCGGCCATCCTGCCGGGCAAAGGACATTTATTCATTGCCTGCAATATTATGATTGTTATCGCGATGGTGCTGGCTGAAATGTGGCTGCGTACTGCCGTTCAATATCACAAACAGGTTGTAGTCGGCTGCGGGTTTATCGTCTCCTATTTAATGTATTTTGTGCTGGAGCCGTTTGTGGATGGTGCACAAATGACGCTGATGATGCCGATTATGATCGCACTGATCTACTTTCACCAGAAGCTTCTGCATTATCTGGGGCTGTTCAGTATTGTTTTCTATGCTGTTGTATACTTCGGACTGGAACGTATATTGCTGGATAAACCGCTGCTGGAATTTTTCATGGTGGAGTGTGTGTTTGTCGTCTTTGTGGTCATGGGCCGCATGGTTATTATCCGCGCGCGTGAGGTCCGTGACCATCTGGAGCAGCTGACCAAGTCGGAGCAGGAGCTGATGGTAGAACGGGCTATTTCGGACAAGCTGCTCAAAATTGATGCGCTGACCGGCCTGTATAATCATAAAACCTTTCACGAATACCTTGATTCACTGCTCGAGCAGTGTGAAAGCAACGGTCTGCAGCTGCAGCTGGCCTTATTTGATATCGATAATTTCAAGCGTGTAAATGATACTTACGGCCACTGGGTCGGTGATCTTGTGCTGAAGGAGGTCGCGGCTAAGGTGAAGGGAATGATCGGACTGAACGATTTTGCTGCCAGATATGGCGGGGAGGAGTTCGCGGTTATTTTCACCGACAAAAATTTTCACGAGGCGTATGCAGCTGTTGAGGAGATGCGTCTGGCGATCAGCCGGATGGAGCATCCGTATGCCGGAGGGAAGCCGATTACCGTCAGTATCGGATTGTGCGATTATCAGCTGGGCGACGGTAAAGAGCTGCTGTTCCGTAAAACGGATAACGCTTTGTACGCAGCCAAGCATGGCGGCAAAAACGCAGTCATCACAGCCTCCCATTCGACCAGGGAAGGTACAGTTTATGCCTGAAATCAATACAATTAACCCCCTGTATCCGGATTAAGCCGGAGATAGGGGGTTTCGTTGTCTGCATACCGCAGGCGGGCCGAGCTTATTTGCCGGCTTCGAACGGAGTGGATACGGGCAGGAACAAATCAATGATCCCGATGACCAGTGCTGCCAGCAGGGCGCCGAGAATAGTAACACTGACTCCGCTCACAATGAACTGGGCGATCCAGATGACCAGCGCGCTAACCAGAAAGCCGACGATCCCGCGGCCGAACGGGGTTGCTTTTTTGCCGAAAATCCCTTCAACCACCCAGCCGAGCAGTGCGATAACCAGAGCCAGAATCAGTGCGCTCCAGAACCCGCCAACCGTAAACTGCGGTACAATCCAGCCGACAACGAGCAGCACGAGGGCTGCCACCACGAAACGGACTACATGACCTAAAAATCTCACTGGATAAACCTCCTTTGGCCTTCGCATAAGGATATGTGCAGTTGTTATTGTAGCCTTGGACCGGCTTTTCTATGCCCCAAATAGCGCAAATGGGCCGAATTAGGTATAATGTAAACATCTATGAAGGGAGCTGTGACTGTAATTGGACGACAAAATTTTGCATACGCTTGAATATCGCAAGATTTTAAATAAATTGATGCAATATACGCAGACCCCGATGGGGAAGCATGCAGCAGAAGAGCTGAAGCCTTCCGGTGATTTTGAAGGGGTGAAAAATCTGCTTCAGGCCACGGACGAGGCGGTTAATGTGGACCGGCTCAAGGGGATTCCATCCTTCGGCGGAGTGAGTGATATCCGGCCTGCACTGAAGCGCGCATCAATTGGAGGAATGCTCGGAACGTCCGAGCTGCTCTCCGTAGGCAATACCATCGGCGGGGCACGCAGGGTCAAGCGGTTCCTGGCTGCCATGCACGAGGATGAGAAAATCAATATGCTCTTTGCCCTGAGCGATCTGCTCTCCGAGCAGAAGCATGTAGAGGATGCCATCCGTGCCTGCATCGATGAGGACGCGAATGTACTTGATTCGGCAAGCCCGGAGCTGGCTAATATCCGCCGGGAGCTGCGGGGCGGTGAAGCGCGGATCCGTGAGAAGCTCGATTCCATGATCCGTTCGTCTTCTGTAGCCAAGATGCTCCAGGACCAGCTTGTGACGATCCGCGGTGACCGGTTCGTCATTCCGGTCAAAGCGGAATACCGCTCGCATTTCGGCGGAATTGTGCATGACCAGTCCGGTTCAGGGGCTACGCTGTTCATCGAGCCGGAATCGATTGTAGCGATGAACAACAAGCTGCGTGAGACCCGGCTGCGCGAGGAGCGGGAAATTGAAATCATTCTCCACAGGCTGACTGATATGGTTGGCAGCATTGCCGAGGAGATGGCTTACGATATCGATATCCTCGGCCAGCTGGACTTTATTTTTGCCAAAGCGCGGATTGCCCGGGAAATGAAGGCAACCCAGCCGCGGATGAATGACCGTGGTTATATCAAGCTGCGCAAAGGCCGCCATCCGCTGATTCCTGCGGAGCACGTAGTGCCGCTCGATGTTGAGCTGGGCAATCAGTACAGCTCGATTATCGTGACCGGTCCCAATACCGGCGGTAAGACCGTTACCTTGAAGACAGTCGGGCTCCTCAGCCTGATGTCGATGTCAGGCTTGTTCATTCCGGCAGAGGAAGGCAGCCAGATGTGTGTCTTTGATGCCATCTATGCGGACATCGGGGATGAGCAGAGCATTGAGCAGAGCCTCAGTACCTTTTCCAGCCATATGACCAATATTGTCTCCATTCTGAAGCGGATGACTCCCAAGAGTCTTATTCTGTTGGATGAGGTTGGTGCCGGAACAGACCCGGCAGAAGGCTCTGCACTGGCCATCGCCATACTGGAGCATATTCACCGTACGGAATGCCGGATGATTGCTACAACGCACTACAGCGAGCTGAAGGCTTACGCTTATGAACGCAAAGGCGTCATTAACGCCAGTATGGAATTTGATGTACAGACCCTAAGCCCGACCTACCGGCTGCTGATCGGTGTGCCGGGACGAAGCAACGCTTTTGCAATTGCTGAACGGCTTGGCCTGCCTGGTGCTATTCTGGAGCATGCCCGCGGTGAAGTGAAGGAAGAGGATATGCGCGTCGAGCATATGATTGCTTCCCTGGAAGAGAACCGGCTTACAGCAGAACAGGAGCGCGAACGGGCTGAGATCAGCCGCCGCGAAGCCGAGGAATTCCGCAAGCGGCAGCAGCTTGAGCTGGAGAAGCTGGAAAGCCAGCGCGACAAGCGGCTGGAGAAGGCTGAGAAGGATGCCAGCGCGATTCTCGACAAGGCGCGCAAGGAAGCCGAAGAGATTATCAGCGACCTGCGCCGGCTGGCCATGGAGGAAGGGGCTTCCGTCAAGGAGCATAAGCTGATCGAAGCGCGCCGCCGCCTGGATGAAGCGGAGCCGGCACCGCGCAAGAAGGCGGTTACCCGCACCACCAAGGCACCGCGTCCGCTGCAGCCGGGTGATGAGGTAAAGCTGCCGAGCGTGAACCAGAAGGGTTATATCGTTGAGCTGAGCGGATCCAAAGAGGCGGTTGTCCAGTTCGGGATCATGAAAATGAAGGTCAATGTGAGTGATCTTGAGTTCCTGGCTTCTGCACCGGATCAGCCTGCACCTGCTCTGCGCAAGGCCACGACCGTCAAGCGTACACGTGATGAGAATATCCGCAGTGAGCTGGATCTGCGCGGTGCCAACCTTGAGGAAGCGATCATGGAGACAGACCGTTTTATTGATGAGGCCTTCCTGGGCAATCTTGGACAGATTTATATTATCCACGGTAAGGGGACCGGCGTACTGCGGACCGGTATCCAGGAGTATCTGCGCAAGCATAGACATGTCAAAAGCTACCGGCTTGGAAATTACAACGAAGGCGGCGCGGGTGTAACCGTAGCCGAGCTTGAGTAGCGGGGAAGCCCGGCAGAAAGAGGGGTATTATGCAAGGGAATATTGATCTTTTGCTGGATCATCCGCTGGGCGCGCTGCTCGGTTATTTCACTGTAGCCATTCTGGGTCTGGTAGTCTTCCTGTCCTTCTTTGAAATGGTGACCAAGTATAACTGCTGGGAAGAAATCCGCAAGGGGAATCTGGCAGTGGCGATGGCCACCGGCGGCAAAATATTCGGGATCTGTAACATTCTGCGCTTCAGCATTCAGGCGGGAGCCTCGATTTACGAGACGATGAAATGGTCGCTGGTCGGATTTTTACTGCTGCTGCTCGCTTATTTCCTGTTCGAGTTTCTGACTCCTGTATTTTCCATTGATGATGAAATTGCCGCGGATAACCGGGCTGTCGGGTTTACAGCATTGCTGATCTCGGTCTCGCTGTCCTATGTGATCGGCGCCGCGATATACTGACTTAGGAGTAGAACTGATGAAAATTCTGATCCGGGTGCTGTTTATCTCTGCTGCAGCTTTTTTAGCCGCCGGTATTCTATATCTGGTAATTAACTGATTTTTTATATGTGAGGTAAGAAGGAGATTGTGATGATGGAAACAACTGTATGCCCGTGGTGTCACACCGAAATTGTCTGGGATGAGGAGTTCGGCCCTGAAGAGACCTGTCCCCACTGTAATAATGAGCTTAGCGGCTACCGCACGATTACTGTAGGCGTGGATGATCTTGAGGATGAAGAGCCGGATGCCGTGGAAGAAGCGGAGCCGGAAGATGAGATCAGCAACGATAATCTGTGGGATGATGATGACAAAGAAAGCGTAGTTCCAATCTATAATACGCTTAGCCAGTTCGGTGAAGATTATGACCTGCAGCAATATGAGCAGAGTGTGGCTGCGGTTTTGGCTGCACAGCTGGAAGCACCGGAATGCCCGCAGTGTCATGAACTGCTGGTTCTGGCGGGCAAGCAGCAGGTAACCAGCTTTGAGCCTGCCGCTTCCGAAGCGTTGACAGGTTCTGTGCTAAAAGCACCATTTTCGCTGAATATGTATGTGTGTCCTTCGTGTTTCCATGTACAGCAGAGCCTGGCGCAGGAAGACCGGATTCAGTTTGTCCGCAACCTGAGCAGCGGTAAATAACAGGCGCGGTTCATAATCTGTCCTCCTTCCGGACAAGCTAAAACGGATTGGTTACAGAATCCAGATGGCAGGAGGGCGTTACATTGAAAAAAACACCGGAAAACCAGGCGGCTCTGCTGCTTGCGGTGAACGGATTGTATCTGCTGGCCAGTGTGCTGGCAGGTACTTTTTTGAATGTGTATTTGTGGAAAGCCCGGCAGGATTACAGCATGATCGGCTGGTTTGCGTTCAGTCAGCAGGTGGCGGTGGGCCTCAGCTTCTGGCTGGCCGGCAAATGGGTAAAAGAACATTACAAAATGAATGCCCTGCGGCTGGGAATTGCCGTTTCGGGCATTTTTTATTTGCTGGTGCTGTGGATCGGGGAAAATGCCGCAAGCTATATCTGGCCGCTCGGCCTGACGCTGGGCGTATCCATCGGTCTATTCTGGCTGGCCTATAATATTATCTATTTCGAAATTACAGATGCCCGGAACCGCGATCATTACAACGGCTGGATGGGACTGCTTGGTTCACTGACCGGGATTGTCGGCCCTTTTCTATCCGGCTGGCTGATCTCCAGACTGGAGGGCCAGCGCGGATACCGGGTGGTGTTCATTGTCTCGCTCAGTATCTATGCAGCTGCAGCTGTGCTGAGCTTCTTCCTGAAGAAACGCAAAAGCGAAGGAGCTTATTTGTGGCTGGAGCCGTGGAGGGAGCTGCGGCGCAGCGGCAGCGGCTGGCGTCCGGTTGCCGGGGCCTTGCTGTTTCAGGGCATACGGGAAGGCGTATTCTCCTTTCTCATTGGGCTGCTGGTGTACATTGCGGCGCAGACGGAGAGCAAGCTCGGACAGTTCGCTCTGATTACTTCAGCGGTATCGCTCGTCAGCTATTATGCAGCCGGAAAA contains these protein-coding regions:
- the zapA gene encoding cell division protein ZapA; this encodes MDRTRVAVEIYGTSYKLVGSSSEYMKQVARYVDEHMHAISKSHSRLDTPRIAVLAAVHMAEQAIQVQDFKNELNMLTGERSELRVEVSRLLEVQRERQEEYERLSESAKAEAARLVAEAEEERKRHLDIQEQERKAHAEQLQQAEQAAAAAREGLAGELQAREAELQELRNAYEQEQAVNRDTHRQELAALDEARLQQLDELRSAHAGELENLRETLLQEKAETLSLLEQELAQTRESLGGEVVEIRTVLSKELADTKAALEKELGEEREALQKEQAKNKELRQSQGTQEQRHKQQLQELDKQLNELRGGTGQLQSRLRAAEAGLKTERDSRQSLQAEYEAAKIREEQLAEQQRVSSEQIVLLNGQLEELRQRYDETQNDAAGLRDALQEAEERLSRTGEELKSAAELTELVNAELEELRQRHEQAEQDSAGLRERYEQAGKEAAELRSLLQDKEAELSEERRELQSSAELNTLLNDELEEQRQRHEQAEQELAGLRERYEQAGQEAAELRSLLQDKEAELSEERRELQSSAELNTLLNDELEELRQRHEQAEQDSAGLRERYEQAGKEAAELRSLLQDKEAELSEERRELQSSAELNTLLNDELEEQRQRHEQAEQELAGLRERYEQAGQEAAELRSLLQDKEAELSEERRELQSSAELNTLLNDELEELRQRHEQAEQDSAGLREHYEQAGKEAAELRSLLQEKEAELSEERRKLQSSAELNTLLNDELEEQRQRHEQAEQELAGLRERYEQAGQEAAELRNVVQQKEAALSALQNELQSSTELNTLLNDELEELHKRHEQAEQELAGLRERYEQAGKEATELRSLLQEKEAELSGERRELQSSTELNTLLNDELEELHKRHEQAEQELAGLRERYEQAANESAGLRSGLEEARASLGSIEDELTRTQAEARNWQELAGKHAADIGELEMSLLEAEDKADSLQREIEALRNQAGEMHQKLERESGLRAEAELESAAQREESAEVRKQLEALRSRYEDMIAQYDELLQDKEQLEERYGLLEAEAEESARRLEELSEAAREAAAAVAEQQEIIREARETEASWKQRYDELQQREVQWSGAEAALREEIEIWQQEAGEAEAQAKALSEAQREVQQQLSEIGENFELAQGQLRLMQAQSEVREGELEKIAKEHRELQAEYAKLQNEYNEWIQLIEQDS
- the ltrA gene encoding group II intron reverse transcriptase/maturase, whose amino-acid sequence is MKAEYRKGCPQRDSVEREEYAGVRSAGIRERRERGGAMDLLEQILDRDNLNRAYKQVRRNHGAPGIDGMTVEEALPWLQEHKDELLQSIREGRYKPSPVRRKEIPKPDGSGVRKLGIPTVIDRVIQQAIAQQLQPLFEPLFADGSYGYRPGRSAQQAIRKVKDYAQQGYSHAVEIDLSKYFDTLNHELLMNLLRKQIPDHRVTELIKKYLKSGVMENGVHSKTEEGSPQGGPLSPLLANIYLNEFDQEMNSRGVNVIRYADDIVVLAKSKRAATRLLESCRKYLENKLKLQMNTEKSKVVSVVARKHFKFLGFALGKNRDGAYIRAHSQSLAKAKKKLKELTSRSQGRKVREVMEKVKVYIRGWIGYFYVADIKRILQSWSQWLRRRLRMYIWKQWKKPKTKVQNLRKLGIPEWQAYQWGNSRLGYWRVAGSPVLSRTITNEKLAQAGYYDFPAQYEHLRKLHLSG
- a CDS encoding cupredoxin domain-containing protein; the encoded protein is MFKKQALLLSILCLLLLSACTSGKENSSASGGSADNAIAAEEEITITATNYSFDQEEYHLKKGVPVKIIFKNESGNHGILVPELELRLDAKTSSQVIIPEEAGTYEMTCAIMCGSGHSGMSAKVIVE
- a CDS encoding GGDEF domain-containing protein, with amino-acid sequence MWHRRILNGYWALVLVMLAAQLVFVLSNHMPEVKSAILPGKGHLFIACNIMIVIAMVLAEMWLRTAVQYHKQVVVGCGFIVSYLMYFVLEPFVDGAQMTLMMPIMIALIYFHQKLLHYLGLFSIVFYAVVYFGLERILLDKPLLEFFMVECVFVVFVVMGRMVIIRAREVRDHLEQLTKSEQELMVERAISDKLLKIDALTGLYNHKTFHEYLDSLLEQCESNGLQLQLALFDIDNFKRVNDTYGHWVGDLVLKEVAAKVKGMIGLNDFAARYGGEEFAVIFTDKNFHEAYAAVEEMRLAISRMEHPYAGGKPITVSIGLCDYQLGDGKELLFRKTDNALYAAKHGGKNAVITASHSTREGTVYA
- a CDS encoding phage holin family protein produces the protein MRFLGHVVRFVVAALVLLVVGWIVPQFTVGGFWSALILALVIALLGWVVEGIFGKKATPFGRGIVGFLVSALVIWIAQFIVSGVSVTILGALLAALVIGIIDLFLPVSTPFEAGK
- a CDS encoding endonuclease MutS2, coding for MDDKILHTLEYRKILNKLMQYTQTPMGKHAAEELKPSGDFEGVKNLLQATDEAVNVDRLKGIPSFGGVSDIRPALKRASIGGMLGTSELLSVGNTIGGARRVKRFLAAMHEDEKINMLFALSDLLSEQKHVEDAIRACIDEDANVLDSASPELANIRRELRGGEARIREKLDSMIRSSSVAKMLQDQLVTIRGDRFVIPVKAEYRSHFGGIVHDQSGSGATLFIEPESIVAMNNKLRETRLREEREIEIILHRLTDMVGSIAEEMAYDIDILGQLDFIFAKARIAREMKATQPRMNDRGYIKLRKGRHPLIPAEHVVPLDVELGNQYSSIIVTGPNTGGKTVTLKTVGLLSLMSMSGLFIPAEEGSQMCVFDAIYADIGDEQSIEQSLSTFSSHMTNIVSILKRMTPKSLILLDEVGAGTDPAEGSALAIAILEHIHRTECRMIATTHYSELKAYAYERKGVINASMEFDVQTLSPTYRLLIGVPGRSNAFAIAERLGLPGAILEHARGEVKEEDMRVEHMIASLEENRLTAEQERERAEISRREAEEFRKRQQLELEKLESQRDKRLEKAEKDASAILDKARKEAEEIISDLRRLAMEEGASVKEHKLIEARRRLDEAEPAPRKKAVTRTTKAPRPLQPGDEVKLPSVNQKGYIVELSGSKEAVVQFGIMKMKVNVSDLEFLASAPDQPAPALRKATTVKRTRDENIRSELDLRGANLEEAIMETDRFIDEAFLGNLGQIYIIHGKGTGVLRTGIQEYLRKHRHVKSYRLGNYNEGGAGVTVAELE
- a CDS encoding DUF350 domain-containing protein; this translates as MQGNIDLLLDHPLGALLGYFTVAILGLVVFLSFFEMVTKYNCWEEIRKGNLAVAMATGGKIFGICNILRFSIQAGASIYETMKWSLVGFLLLLLAYFLFEFLTPVFSIDDEIAADNRAVGFTALLISVSLSYVIGAAIY
- a CDS encoding MFS transporter; this encodes MKKTPENQAALLLAVNGLYLLASVLAGTFLNVYLWKARQDYSMIGWFAFSQQVAVGLSFWLAGKWVKEHYKMNALRLGIAVSGIFYLLVLWIGENAASYIWPLGLTLGVSIGLFWLAYNIIYFEITDARNRDHYNGWMGLLGSLTGIVGPFLSGWLISRLEGQRGYRVVFIVSLSIYAAAAVLSFFLKKRKSEGAYLWLEPWRELRRSGSGWRPVAGALLFQGIREGVFSFLIGLLVYIAAQTESKLGQFALITSAVSLVSYYAAGKWFKPRYRSSGMLIGGILLVAVIIPLLWKLSYGTLLLMGIGTSLCIPLYMLPMTSISFDLMGESAESASKRVEWVVLRELSLMSGRLLGMLVFIGVLSVSSSTLVIIILMLALGAAPLGSWLVLRRRLQRREAGNMP